The following nucleotide sequence is from Saccharomyces kudriavzevii IFO 1802 strain IFO1802 genome assembly, chromosome: 5.
aattgCCAATATAATCTTCCAGGTAGTCATTTTCCTGCTTAAGTTGCCCACAGACCTCTTGTTGTTCTAAAGTTTTATTCCACAATAAATCCAAAGTATCCTTCAAAAGTTTTGTCTGGCGTATCATCCTTtcatttttcgttttcacTTCTCTCTCGCCAACACTTGCTTCAGTAAGCGATTGGTGGTTGATTGGCGATTCTCCGCTCATGTTCTCTATTGACATCGTTCTACTTGTGCGTATCCTCTGTAAATGGACCAATAACTTAGTGAGTCTTACGGCAAGTTCTTTAGATTATTGactgaaaaataatgctTTTGTTCtacactttttttcttagattgccaaaagaaaaaaaatggtctCTAGCGGGATCGAACCGCTGATCCCCGCGTTATTAGCACGGTGCCTTAACCAACTGGGCCAAGAGACCAGTAATTTATATGTGAGTGTTGTATCTCAAAATGAGATACCTCAGCATTACTAGATTTATCAACCTAGACATAAAACATGTATGAAACACGTACCAAACAATAGTTCCAAAACAGACAAGATTGAGTATACTAGGCAGCCTACTTGCCTAAGATGAACCAAACCAACCAAACGTATAAATACCTGAACAATTAGTTTAGATCCGAGATTCCGCGCTTCCACCCTTTAGTTAGATTCAGAtcttatatagattatataGGATAAGTAACATTCTGTGAATCACGTTAATAATAAGTCTGACAACAAGTTACTCTCCTAAACGAATTTAGGATTGTCAAGACATCCGGTATTACTCGAGCCCGTAATACAACAGTGAGAAACTCGATTGTTAACACTTATTTAAGCgtaaaaggaaaaacagCAATCATCTTCCCTCTTATATATTTGTTATGTAACAGTAATCAGCCATCCATcaatgttggaacaagtaagttcatcattattcacataactagtccttgtttcaggatgaagaatgttgaaatgacgttctattgatgggtgcacttggagtcaaagatccattagTTGAAtatcaacttggaatttatatataaatgatatgagtcgttacattgaacttatagtaaattccctaggttattgttatgttgaacatacttaatatgtccaatcggcgtgtgttttatatacctctcttatataagtataagaaagatttctgcttttattcttaattaatactactaattatcaacaattaataatattatgtatataggatatactagaagttctcctcatggatttaggaattcacgaaagggaatcaacacttttacataatcttattcttatttctttcttcattttatacgtctttattcattgatcctattgcattatcaatccttgcacttcagcttccactaaatttgatgactgtcctgtatcttatttcactggtctaataatttttgtcatcttcttaacaccgtatatgataatcttctagctacgtgattgaatgtattaatcagctgtactagtaattgatggatagttgattattgttccaacaaaagATATGTcgataattagtagtattaattaagaataaaagcagatCTTTCTTTCACAATCCGCGGGTTTTagatttttccaatatAGTAGTAAACTCTGGGACTTATGATAAGGCCAAAGTGACAACTCATATCTTCTGTATATAgattccaagttgatgttcaattgaCAGACCATTAACTTAACTTGCACCACTAATCAAACAAGTCTAGCAAATACTAGGTATATGTCATTGGCCATCCAAATGTTCCAGGATGTAACTATTGTTACTCACGCGGGCAACGATAAACCCACTTGTCCCAACATGAACAATACTATCAGGGGGGGCGATTGATGGGCGATATTCGATTCATCCTTCAACACTTGATAGAACAAGTTCATAACTTCAAAGACTAACCCTCAAAAACTTCCTTATCGGCGCATGGTAGAATGTGTGAATTAAGAGACAGCATGTATCCCTGAAGATGGATTTTCAATGAGACCCCTTCGGAGAAGGGAAAATCAAGTTTACAAATTGCACAAAGGATTTTtaagaaaagcaagagaAAACGGTCGTATTGGTAAGGTGAAATAAGAGTAAAAATGCTTAAAAGAATTACACTGGGGCAGTTGAGAAAGTATACGAATGGCATTGTCTTCAAAACGGCCTCCAAACCTAAAAGAAAGTGGATTCCATGGTCAATTTTTGGTGCAAGCTTCCTTGGGGGATGGTACTTAACGCAGCACATGACATTCACAGACCTGCTAGCCTATTGGAGATATGACGCTCTTCCCAAGGATGCAGATGAAGTCCTCAAATATCATGCGGATTTGAACAGGCGCCTGAATGATTTATCTATCGTGAAACAGTTGGAGGAAGCTGGTTTCGTACAAGTGATTGCTAATGAAGACAAAAACTTGTTGGTGTCGAAGGCATTAAACACTCCTGGCGGGATTGCTATACCACCTAGAGTCTATTATAACCCAAGTAGACGTGAAACTGTCGGGCTATACCATTTAGGAATGAAACTGACAGGCTATCCCTTTTTGATTCATGGGGGCATATTGGCAACAGTGATCGAGGACCTGATGAAAGAAGCCATTAGACTTGAAAAAGGGACCAAAAACATAAACCAAGAGACCAAGGATTTGAGTATCTCATACAAATTCCCCACGCTGGCAAATCAGTTTGTTGTAGTAAGAACTACCGATCTTCAGCAATATGGTAACAAGACCAAATTAAA
It contains:
- the SLO1 gene encoding Slo1p (similar to Saccharomyces cerevisiae SLO1 (YER180C-A); ancestral locus Anc_8.253), coding for MSIENMSGESPINHQSLTEASVGEREVKTKNERMIRQTKLLKDTLDLLWNKTLEQQEVCGQLKQENDYLEDYIGNLMKSSNVLEK
- the FMP10 gene encoding Fmp10p (similar to Saccharomyces cerevisiae FMP10 (YER182W); ancestral locus Anc_4.387), with product MLKRITLGQLRKYTNGIVFKTASKPKRKWIPWSIFGASFLGGWYLTQHMTFTDLLAYWRYDALPKDADEVLKYHADLNRRLNDLSIVKQLEEAGFVQVIANEDKNLLVSKALNTPGGIAIPPRVYYNPSRRETVGLYHLGMKLTGYPFLIHGGILATVIEDLMKEAIRLEKGTKNINQETKDLSISYKFPTLANQFVVVRTTDLQQYGNKTKLKAELMDQSGNKTLVKADATFASE